A genome region from Struthio camelus isolate bStrCam1 chromosome 26, bStrCam1.hap1, whole genome shotgun sequence includes the following:
- the LOC104151008 gene encoding LOW QUALITY PROTEIN: duodenase-1-like (The sequence of the model RefSeq protein was modified relative to this genomic sequence to represent the inferred CDS: deleted 2 bases in 1 codon) — MRQPQLLLALLLLLSCPWANTSALRSQIMGGHEAQPHSHPYMVFLKTDRFFCGGFLVAPSWVMTAAHCLGNTTVILGAHSINELEASQQIRGVLRHHPHPEYDPNTVSNDIMLLKLTAKATLNEYVKTIVLPRTSSDLRAGTKCSVAGWGLIDEDQATNKLFETKISIYSHRKCVHFYPALNNGMVCAGSFHELSDSSQGDSGGPLVCNNVAKGIVSFGYENPPGVYTRIANYLPWSRKTMKK, encoded by the exons ATgcgccagccccagctgctgctggccctgctgctcctgctctcctgcccatGGGCCAATACTA GTGCTTTGCGGAGTCAGATCATGGGGGGCCATGAAGCTCAGCCCCACTCCCACCCTTACATGGTGTTCCTGAAGACTGATAGGTTTTTCTGTGGGGGCTTCCTGGTGGCCCCTTCCTGGGTGATGACGGCTGCACACTGCCTGGG GAACACCACAGTCATCCTAGGGGCTCACAGCATCAACGAACTAGAGGCGAGCCAGCAGATCCGGGGAGTTCTCAGACACCACCCGCACCCTGAATACGACCCCAACACGGTGTCCAACGACATCATGCTGCTCAAG CTGACAGCGAAGGCCACTCTCAACGAGTACGTCAAGACCATCGTGCTGCCCAGGACCAGCAGCGACCTCCGAGCGGGCACCAAATGCAGTGTGGCCGGGTGGGGCCTGATTGACGAGGACCAGGCAACTAACAAGCTCTTTGAGACCAAAATCTCCATCTACAGCCACAGGAAATGCGTCCACTTTTACCCAGCACTCAACAACGGCATGGTCTGTGCTGGCAGCTTCCACGAGCTCAGCGACTCCAGCCAG GGAGACTCTGGT GGGCCTCTGGTGTGCAATAACGTGGCTAAAGGGATTGTTTCCTTCGGGTACGAAAATCCTCCTGGGGTCTACACCCGCATCGCCAACTACCTGCCCTGGAGCAGGAAGACCATGAAGAAGTAG